In a genomic window of Dehalococcoidia bacterium:
- a CDS encoding SUF system NifU family Fe-S cluster assembly protein, protein MVSHDLNDMYEEIVMDHYHNPRNTDALPEPDFEVEKNNPFCGDEIKIQISLDKDNKTSVCVSGRGCAISQASGSLMAEQINSIPYSELQENVDLFRKLIKSETLSEEELDRLGDISALSGVKKFPVRIKCAMLSWVALEEILRKN, encoded by the coding sequence ATGGTTAGCCATGATTTAAATGATATGTATGAAGAAATAGTTATGGATCACTATCATAATCCTAGAAACACAGATGCATTACCTGAACCAGATTTTGAAGTAGAAAAAAATAATCCATTTTGTGGAGATGAAATTAAAATTCAAATTTCTCTAGACAAAGATAATAAAACATCCGTTTGTGTAAGTGGAAGAGGATGTGCAATTTCCCAAGCATCAGGTTCATTAATGGCCGAACAAATAAATTCAATTCCATATTCTGAGCTTCAAGAAAATGTAGATTTATTTAGAAAGCTTATCAAGAGTGAAACCTTATCTGAAGAAGAGTTAGATAGGTTAGGAGATATATCTGCTTTGTCAGGTGTTAAGAAATTTCCTGTTAGAATAAAATGCGCTATGCTTTCCTGGGTAGCACTAGAAGAAATTCTTAGAAAGAATTAA
- a CDS encoding GDP-mannose 4,6-dehydratase, with translation MQNKNIIITGGLGFLGFSLVQKFYSENNIMIIDNLSSNVHKVNDINYDKSINLFELDINDNKIPNIIENFKPDLVIHTAAQTSVLDSIKNPQNNNLTNIDGTENIIKSIQNLRDCFFVLISSGGAVYGTPNYLPVDENHLLNPISPYGISKMEAEKLTIKYLKNEENKFSIIRPSNIYGPNQKNLNVIPKYINLMKRNEDISIYGNGSSTRDYIYIKDIVKIIYEICSRKYEGTYNISSNLETKIIDIFLKLKEILQYKKNPKYLPNIKGEINNIYLDNSKIINLIPNLNFTSIDEGLLKTVNS, from the coding sequence TTGCAAAATAAAAATATAATAATTACAGGTGGCTTAGGATTTTTAGGCTTTTCCTTAGTTCAGAAATTTTATTCTGAAAATAACATTATGATTATTGATAATCTTTCATCCAATGTACATAAAGTTAATGATATTAATTATGATAAATCAATAAATTTATTTGAGTTGGATATTAATGATAATAAAATTCCAAATATAATTGAAAATTTCAAACCTGATTTAGTAATTCATACAGCAGCTCAAACAAGCGTATTAGATTCAATAAAGAATCCCCAAAATAATAACTTAACCAATATAGATGGAACTGAGAATATTATTAAATCAATCCAAAACTTAAGAGACTGTTTCTTTGTATTAATTTCATCAGGGGGTGCAGTCTATGGAACCCCAAATTATTTACCAGTAGATGAAAACCATTTGCTTAATCCTATTTCTCCATATGGAATTTCAAAAATGGAAGCAGAAAAATTAACTATTAAGTATCTCAAAAATGAGGAAAATAAATTTTCTATAATTAGACCATCAAATATATATGGTCCAAATCAAAAAAACTTAAATGTTATACCTAAATATATAAACTTAATGAAAAGAAATGAAGATATCTCAATTTATGGAAATGGTTCATCAACTAGAGATTACATTTATATTAAGGATATTGTAAAAATAATCTACGAAATTTGCTCAAGAAAATATGAAGGAACATATAATATTTCTTCTAATTTAGAAACTAAAATAATTGATATATTCTTGAAATTAAAAGAGATATTACAATATAAAAAAAATCCAAAATATTTACCAAATATAAAAGGTGAAATAAACAATATTTATCTTGATAATTCTAAAATAATAAATCTCATCCCAAATCTTAATTTTACAAGTATTGATGAAGGATTATTAAAAACTGTAAATTCTTAA
- the rlmB gene encoding 23S rRNA (guanosine(2251)-2'-O)-methyltransferase RlmB — MSRYSRNKSSLRQIEGRHAVIEALLSNKKVSFIDLSDSNDQSKQIEKILYLAKEKNIKINFLSKKTLEKKSSTKKSQGVILYLDDNFQSSIEDMIFFADKKNEAPLIIFLDRIQDPHNLGAIARTAEVFGAHGLVVPSKESAKISPGAIRASAGALEHVQFTIVNSIQNTLKYLKKMNFQIFSLDMKGENISELNVDKKLPIALVVGSEHKGVSREILSISDKVLSIPMKGEISSLNVSVATGITLYSLFSKKDFNG, encoded by the coding sequence TTGTCACGATATTCAAGAAACAAAAGCAGTCTAAGACAAATAGAAGGAAGGCATGCTGTAATTGAAGCTTTATTATCTAATAAAAAAGTTTCATTTATTGATCTTTCTGACTCAAATGATCAGAGTAAACAAATAGAAAAGATTCTTTATTTGGCAAAAGAAAAGAATATAAAGATAAATTTCTTATCTAAAAAAACTCTTGAAAAAAAATCATCTACCAAAAAATCTCAAGGAGTTATTTTATATTTAGATGATAACTTTCAATCCTCAATAGAAGATATGATTTTTTTTGCTGACAAGAAAAATGAAGCACCATTAATTATTTTTCTTGACAGAATTCAAGATCCTCATAATCTCGGAGCAATTGCAAGGACAGCGGAAGTTTTTGGAGCTCATGGTTTAGTAGTTCCTTCCAAAGAGTCTGCAAAGATATCTCCTGGCGCAATAAGGGCATCAGCAGGAGCTTTAGAACACGTTCAATTTACAATAGTTAATTCAATTCAGAATACTCTAAAATATCTAAAAAAAATGAATTTTCAGATTTTTTCTTTAGATATGAAAGGAGAAAATATTTCAGAATTAAATGTTGATAAAAAACTACCAATTGCTCTTGTAGTAGGTTCAGAGCATAAAGGTGTATCTAGAGAAATTCTAAGTATTTCAGATAAAGTCTTGTCTATTCCAATGAAAGGAGAAATATCTTCTCTGAATGTTTCTGTAGCAACTGGAATAACGTTATATTCTTTATTTTCAAAGAAAGATTTCAATGGATAA
- a CDS encoding MFS transporter produces MDKKLFLLIFPVVFTANIFLLDFNTTIIAIPSITDEFDLSLKVASWIILSASIISTALLMPIGRFADFISRKLFYIFALIISLVGIFSASYASDIYILILCKSISAIGTTGTSIMMFVIVTENFPKKYQGLGLSFITTSVALGMMITPFIAGILLDNYGWRFAFRLIGFIGIFTVFMALLFVPKMKKPKVDIKSLDILGMIFFMMIMTLFVFIINDPFSFGFFSVFHIIEIITFLGLILLFYIYENRHPRPILDFSNYKSPAYFWGSISRMFGFIGFSILMFLNPIFLQKVIGLSETSVGITLLYSGTGTVIASAISGRLSDKFGHKIFTISGMIFSASANLSLSFIVFDFSLFIFTILMVINGIGIGMWMAPNMSAVLSSVRENQYGSVSAYLNLIRNIGTTFGQSLAASIIIIYLASSSVSIQLSDINPESSDEILSLFRNGWTTTLIISSIIVFISAFASYKTK; encoded by the coding sequence ATGGATAAAAAATTATTTCTTCTTATTTTTCCTGTAGTTTTTACAGCTAATATTTTTCTATTAGATTTTAATACTACAATAATAGCAATCCCTTCAATTACAGATGAATTTGATCTATCTCTCAAAGTTGCTTCTTGGATAATACTTTCTGCCTCAATAATCTCGACTGCTTTATTGATGCCGATAGGAAGATTTGCTGACTTTATCAGTAGGAAACTATTTTATATATTTGCTTTGATTATTTCTCTAGTTGGTATATTTTCAGCCAGCTATGCATCTGATATTTATATCCTAATTTTATGTAAAAGTATCTCAGCTATAGGTACTACCGGTACATCTATTATGATGTTTGTGATTGTGACAGAAAATTTCCCAAAAAAATATCAAGGATTAGGATTGAGTTTTATTACTACCTCAGTTGCTTTAGGAATGATGATAACTCCATTTATTGCAGGAATTCTTTTAGACAACTACGGTTGGAGATTCGCATTTAGATTGATTGGATTTATAGGTATTTTTACTGTATTTATGGCATTACTTTTTGTGCCAAAAATGAAAAAACCTAAAGTAGATATCAAATCATTAGATATATTAGGGATGATATTTTTCATGATGATAATGACATTATTTGTTTTTATAATAAATGATCCTTTTTCTTTTGGATTTTTTTCAGTATTTCATATTATTGAAATAATTACTTTTTTAGGTTTGATTTTATTATTTTATATATATGAAAATAGGCACCCTAGACCCATATTAGATTTTAGTAATTATAAAAGTCCAGCTTATTTTTGGGGTTCTATTTCAAGGATGTTTGGTTTTATTGGATTTTCTATATTGATGTTCCTAAATCCTATCTTTTTACAAAAAGTGATTGGCCTAAGTGAAACTTCTGTAGGTATAACTTTATTATATTCTGGAACAGGAACAGTTATTGCATCAGCTATATCAGGAAGATTGTCAGATAAATTTGGGCATAAAATTTTTACAATATCAGGAATGATTTTTTCAGCTTCTGCAAACTTATCCTTATCATTTATTGTTTTTGATTTTAGCTTATTTATATTTACGATACTAATGGTAATTAATGGTATTGGTATAGGTATGTGGATGGCTCCAAATATGAGTGCTGTACTTAGTAGTGTTAGAGAAAATCAATATGGCTCAGTAAGCGCTTATCTAAATCTTATTAGAAATATCGGAACTACATTTGGTCAAAGTTTAGCTGCTTCAATTATAATTATTTATTTAGCTTCTAGTTCAGTATCAATTCAACTTAGTGATATAAATCCAGAATCTTCTGATGAAATATTAAGTTTATTTAGAAATGGTTGGACAACAACTTTAATTATTTCTAGTATCATAGTTTTTATATCTGCTTTTGCTTCATATAAAACAAAATGA